CCTACATCGATGGTCCAATGGTCCAGAAGTTAAGCTGTAAACTCAAATGCATTTTGAGGTCAGGTGTTAAAATCTTAATGCACCTACTAAGgatattaaataaagttttccaatgctaaattattataaattcgGACACTTTACTTTTTTTGGGGGGATGAAAAGCCaactttcattgaaaaaataaaagaatacaagggcatgaaaaaaaaaactaagccCACAAGAGGGAACACCTCTAAACGAAGGGGCCGACCATGCAAAATAAGACCTAACAAGGGATGAAAATAAGACATCATTATTATCCCTCTCCACTTCCTTGAAAATTCTATTGTTCCTCTCCCCTAAAGGCCTCACATCAAAGCACACACCCCGGCTTGCCATAAGTTAAAGGTCGCACAATTCACTTGTCACTTTGATAAGATAAGTTATGTTCCATGGAAAACTACCAGATTCAAACCAACTGCTATCCTATTGTTTGGTCATTATAAATCTTTGGATGAAATCATTTTTACTACAACTGaatcaggaaaaaaaaattgtccaaTAAACAAACTCAAGAAAATAAGTGATGGCTATCATTATCAAATCATTGCATATAGTAGGCACCCGAAATGTATATAATTGCAGCTAAATAAACACATAAATGCTTCAGCAACTAACTATTGGTACGAAAATATTACTTTGACTCAATATAGCAAGTCAACAAAGTAATCTTAAAGAGTTACGGACAAGTGCATATGTGTGTATCAAACTCGGAATTAGGCAGGCCTTATACAATAAAGAAACAGCGAGATCTTACTTTGCAGCTCTAAGGTACACTTTATAAAAGCCAGGATCTATAGCAGCAGCCATTGTACAGTCACTGATTGCGTCTCTCAATCTTCCAAGAGACATTCTAGTTGCTGCACGATTGCTATAACAAAGCATCAAAGCCCTGAGACTGCTTCTAGACGACTCATCTCTTGAAATACAATTCACCCCTCGAGTGTAATGGTCCTCAGCCTTAGATAAATCACCACTTGCATATGCCTGGTTCCCTCTGTAAAATGTCAAGTAAACAAAAGAGAAACGATAATCACCTAGTTGGAATGAAAAATTCCAAAGAACACACCTTATAGGGTATCTATGGCAAGAACAATCATAAGTACCAAAACACTAACCTCAATCTCCACTTTTCACAAGCCTCCTGGGCAGCAACTGTTGCTGCTATAGTAGAAACGGACTCTTGTTTCATCTCCTGGTCTATGTTCACCCAAGAGTCAGCTCCATATTTGCACTGAGCCATAGATGGATCTCCTTTCTGACTCCTTTGAGCCGGTATTGGTGATGAATTTCCCGTAAATGTAACAAATTGCGCAGAAGAAGATGACAGCGGAACTTCAATGGCAATTGTTGAGGAAATATGAGACTCTTGACCAACTTTTCcccaacttttctttttgtattggCGCTTGGATGCAGATAATTGACTTTGGGCAGCAGATGAGGCAGCAAATATAAAGTTTGACCTGGATGCATCCTctgaatttgaagaaaaactaAATTGCTTCCGGCCATCACTATCCTGCctctcaaatttcaaactcgAACTGACTTCTGTTTCTTCTGAAATAGCTGTTCGATCACCACTAAAATCCAACTCTTCATTTGCAGATTTGTAGCTTTCGGTATCCGCAACTGAAACAGATTCCTCTAGAGGAGCTTCAGCACCATGGTTTGCATGAGAATGGTAAATAGagccttcatcttcttctatttCAGTTGCACCCAAACTAGTTTCACTTATATTTAAGCTTTCTGTAGCATTAAGCAGATCTTCGTCTATAGTATCATTTAAGACTTCAGGGATTGACTCGTCAAATACAATGGAGTTGTTGTCAAGATTGAGTGATTCATTGGATGTCACGGAATTTTCACGAGAGATTGGATCAGCAGCTAGTGTTTCCTCGTATGGTGAAACGTCCATTGGTGAATAGGGCTCAGACGCCTTGTAACTCACCAGGGGATCCCCTTCCCTTGAAGAACCAAAATGATGAGTCTCCTGATCAACACGCAACTGTGCCGCGGTAGGATTATACCTTCCACTCCTACTATTCGGTCCAAATTCTCTAATTGGATCCCTCTGTGCATTGAATTGAAAGTTCGGACTGATTCCAGCAGAAAAAATGTTGGATTTGACATCTGGTGTTTTAAATTCTACAAAAGCCGATCCagtattttcttgtttattcaTAGAGCGAAAGTAAtctgtttctttgtttctgtttGTATCAGTCACTTGAAATGTACTACCAACAGGTTGCATATCAttgtaaaaaattgaagaaggcgGCATAGCGACACCATTTTGATCATTACCGTCATGTTGTGCATATGAAGAAACCTGACCACCTCCCATGTCCTTAGACTCCTGCAACTTCTGAGATTTAATGTCCGTGGCCAATGGTTGATCAAGATTTCGGTCAAAATCACTAAAATTTTGCATTTCTGTCTTCTCTGCAGTTACTCCAGATGAAGGTGTCCTTTTATCTAGTTTCAACTCCTCCATCTTTCTTGACAACATTGTATCCTTTTGCTCAACAAAATTACCACCAGTCCCTTGGGTGTTGATATTTGCTGAATTAGATGTGCCCCTTATGCTCAAACCTTTTATCTTCTCGGGAAGAGAATCTGCTGAGCTTGTAACACCCTTACCCTTGTCCAATCCGAACGTATCCACACCCTCAGATTTAAATGCAGCACTGCCGCTATCATGATGCCCACTATCTTCAATGTTCAAATGCTGCAACTTGTTGGGGAGTTCTGAAACTAGAGGATGAACAACATTACTGCTCCACAAACCAAATTTAGCCTGTTCATTTGATCTAAACCTCGAACTTTCATTTATAGTTTTGTCAATTCGTGCAGCATTACCTTGCCCTTCTTCAATGTTCAATTTCCTCATGTCATCCGGAAGCTTTGATTCAATGGCTTCATCGCCTCCTTTATCAAAAACCTCAGTTTTACTCGAACTTCTATTGCCAGCATTAAAGCTGAATTTCCCATCTCTGGCAATCGAAAACTCATCCACGCTTTCgatattcaatttcttcattccATCAAGAACTCCTCTCTCTGATTTCTCCAAATTCGAGCTGGTGGTGCTCCTATTTTCTCCAAATACAAATGGCTGATTCCCAATCCCACCCGACCCAGATTTACCGGAGACAGAATCCTGACCCCAAATTGAGGGCGGAAATGAATTCCCGGTGGAGGGTCGATACGTTTCCGGGACCGCCGCAGACCTCAAATCCTGGGTATTCGTTTGCCTCCTCACCTTCGACATCCTCGGCCTCGTAAGACCAGACTTGGATCGAGGAACCGATTGCGTAACGAAACTGAAGTTCGAATAGCCATCGTAAGAATTGGAAGACCCAGAAGCATTATCGTGGAAACTTGATGAATTCATGTCGTAGGGGCAAGGTTTTGGCAACTCAAACAAATTGGAGAATCATAAATCTGGGAGTCAGAGATGGGTCTGGGGATTTAGAAGGCTCACGAACACCGGTTACCTTTCAAACCTCGAGCCCGCCCATCAATGGCAGCCCGATTGAAACCCAATGCAGAAACAACGATCATAGCGGATTCGGCGTAAGTATGGGATTGAAATGGAAAGTGGCAACAGTATTTTGAGGTCCGAGTTATTTCCTTGGGTTGGAAggcaaaaacaaaaggaagagagagaaacggagagagagagagagagagagagagagagagagagagagagagaggaagagagatttctttgggttttcaaCAGTTAATCACAGGTGTGACTTTGATAAAGAAGCTGATTGCTTTCTTTGGCGCTGTTTTTGATCTTGCAAGGGCGCCTTCAATATCATGAATTGTGTTTGCAGCTTCAATCCCTTCATTttgcttcctttttttctccgTCTTTTattattccattttcattctcaTATTATTAGGTTTGAGGCGTTGGGTCCATCTCCTCCCTCGCTCTTATCACAATCATCCcatcaatatcaatatcaatatcaatatcaatatcacatttttaggttttattttatctctCTTCTTATTTCATAAATCTTCTATCccgtataaaataaaataaaataagctcACTTTTTAACCATCAAATCCATTCTaacttataattaaattactccaattttttaatttatacgGATATGCTCGTATTAACTGAGACTACTAGTCAATCTTGTATTTCACTATATTACACTTATTTCATTTGAGAGAGGTGACAACTGGATTGGATATTGCATAATGTAATTGTATAATTAAGGTGAACTTTAAAGGTCATATATCTCGCAAATAATTGAGGGAGTGAAAAGTCTATGGTTGACGTATATCACATTGTTTAATACATAGcatgtataataataataaataaataaataaataaaaaccataTTCTCAAGAGGGTTGAAAGGGATAACCTTGTGAATTATTAATGTCTTGAAAAGCacaataatgtttttatttggtGTGGGGGCCAAATTCCACTTTTATAAACACAACCCTCATttggaatattattaaaatagtgattatccaaaaaaaaaaaattcactcgATCCAGACTTATTCGATGATCTATTACTGTATGACGGAAGAGTGTACACATTCTTGTATTACGGGAACTAGACCCTAAAAAATGTTCAAGAAACTATGAAGAGTGGTAAGCTCCgaaactttcttcttttccaaaCAAAGTTTTGTACCATTAGTGTCTTCGATTTTCTTCGTCTTTCTCTTCGAGCTCGATTTGCAAGATTTTCAACTATGAAGATGTCGACTTGAACTctacatatataattttaatatatgattgAATGATATATGAACTCTGACAAAAATAAAGGGTCAATTTTTGAACGTTTGGATTTCTTGCTAAAGAgaattaaagtaaataatgAGGAATAAAAGGTGGATTAAAATTAGTCAAATGAAATCTATGCCAGGCCTTTATTAGCAATGTTTTTACCTgttatatataaaatcaataataattatgaaatgacattattttcaattttagggcaggtttgaactttttatgatttttaaaaatgaaaaattagtaCTTCTGGGCTCGGCCCATGAAGATTTAGATACTTTTGGGCTGGGCCCATGAAGATTTAGATACTTTTGGGCTGGGCCCATGAAGATTTAGATGTGATTAAAGGGAAACGTATAAATTAGTACTTTTGCAGCTTTCACTAACCcgtcttctttctctctctctctctaacttcAATCGGAATAGTTTATTTCAGTCATCACCGTCGCGTTTGCCCAGTTGTGCATCTCCACTTCCTCAGTTTTCACATCCTCAAGGGCAATAGTATTTTGCTTACTCGTCGATGTGACTAACGCGATCTCATTAACCGTGGACCGCTGTTTTTTGGTGTCTTCTTCAGGCGGTGGTGGTGCTGGCGGCGATAACTATTCTTCGCGCGGCGGAGGAGGGGGCGGTGGAGATGATCATGGTGATGAAGGTGATTCTGGTAATGCTGGTGTTAAGAACAAGGAGAAggctgttaggaatcacaacaatggtatgatattgttctgGTGAGGATTTCCATTGCAATACCtaatcttttcttctcttccccACTAATGCCTCTTAAATGCCAGTTTCCAATAATCCACATAGACCCATTTCCACAATCTCATTTACTTCTTCTTGATCATTGGCTATGTGTAGGTTGAGTTCTCTTGGAATACAAAAGAACAATCTCATTCCATCGGAACtgtgatttttctaaatatatcaTTACAGTATATCAAGTATGCCGTATTCAGTGTGCATGCATTAATTATATGCCTAACTGCGTGTAATTGTGGTACTACTAAAGAGTTCTATACGACCAAGTAGTATTCCACCTTCTAAATGGTACATGCCCATCTCTCTTTGTACTTCCTCTGCTATCAATCAGGAAAAAGAGAAGTGTTCAATGTTGATACAATCTTTATAAGTAGTGACAGATATGGAGAAAACATCAAAGTGAGATGTCTATGCAAGgcctgtgtgtgtgtgtgtgtttctCATCAAGCAAATCGGGCATCGTCTCTCTCCGCCTGACAAGTGGCGAAGTGGGTGAGAGTTAATAGCAGGGGACAAATAGTTAGAGTTCAAGTTTCATTCGGGCTTCGAGGTGAAGAGTTATTAGCTAGTAGAAGTGGGagataacaaaacattatttataagggtgtagaaacttcgttcccctctctctaggggcacgttttaaaaatcttgaggagaagtctgaaaggaaaagctcaaaaatgacaatatggGCTAATGGTGAACTTGAAAAGGAACCGAGTTCAGTAAATATCGAAGAAATTCCATTGAAATGAGGATCCGCAGCTAACTACATACCTCTTAGAAGTTACATTGTTATAGGTACAAGCTTCCCAAGTCATCGTTCTTGGTGCTTCTGCTTCTAGTTGAGAGGAGAGTTGAGACCTTCTTGAGAAGAAAGCGAGTGAAGAGGTTGGTGCCTCTTAGAGGAAATAGAAGGCATTGTTCGGAAGGAAGGTCTTCTCTGGAGATGTTTCAGAGTTTTCTttgcaaatattgtccgcagAAATGGTGAAGCTCTTTCTTTGAATTTCAAGACAACAAAGAACAGAATTCGGTATAGAAGAACAAGGAGCATGAGACCTGTTAAGTCCCACCACTTGGAATGGCTTAATGGAATCCCATACATGTTGGTGATTACATACTCCCCACTCAACTTCGGCATTCCCGGTATCATTGGCTCGAACTCGAGCCCGATCAAGTCGTTTTTGTAAGCACCCTGCAGAATCAAACCACCCAATTATCATCATGAAATGGAAGCTGCTTTAAGAGACTGGACATGGATGATGATACCTGTAGTGCCCAAGAGCCATAACTGAGATATGAGATTGGATACCGCCAAAAGGGCTTTGGAAGGTCAGGCAACAACCGGAAGAAGCCAGAGGTCATCATCATGATACCCTGAacggaaaaaagaaaatgaaaaacaaggCTGTGGATTCTAATAAGCAAGCTTTATTAAATGTTCTTACAATGATTCCAGCGCCTGTTATAATTCCCATCAGGAAGTTTGGAACCAATGAAGCCACAACCATCATCAACCCTTCTATTACAGAAATGCATCCAAAAATATTAAGGCAGAAGAACATGTAGCGGGAGAACTCCAGCCGATATTTCACCATGTAGAAGGTGATGGTACCCGAAACAATCGAAATCGAAACCAAGAACGGTAAAGAAGAGAGGAAGTTTGACAATATAAACACTGTAACTCCATAGTATCCATTCAGCTTTTCTCTGTAAAACATCTGCAGAAGAATGAAACTAAAACTTCAGAACACTAAAGGAACGTCCAGCCCAACCTCCTCTTCCAATATCAGATGTTTTACCTTCATTTCCTCAGTAAAAGATGGAAAGCCCCCAATAGTCATAAATGTCATGAAGCCAGTGATAAATCCACCGCAGGCTCCTCGAGCTAAGATTGCGGTGTAACTGGTTCCAACATCGAAGTAGATGGTACCGACGCATAAGGAGACTATCACGTAGATAATTATCCTTAGCCAATAATATCCGACATCCCTACACATATTAACAAATGATCGACGGGTCAGTGTCGAAAGCTGCTTGAACCAACTAGCTCCGCCTCctttttcatcttcaactTCAAGTCCCTCCTGGAAAAGATGAAACTGTTCATACAATTTGTTCCAAAAATTGCTTGTTCTCTTGAGGATTAGTAACAGAATCACGCTTACAATGGTGGAGATTTCTCGAATTCTTGCCTTCACTCTACTTGCATACTGTGAGCTCCTATATTTTTCAACAAGCGATGACTTGATTTGAGCCGTTGCCAAATTCATGAAAGGGTCTGATGATTCTGGGATATCCTgcaaaaaaaagtataaactCAATCCACCAGTAGTTTTTTGAACTTGGTTGCAATTCAAAACATGTTCTTACTCGAATTCTTAGAGACCCTTTGAGTGTGGCTGTAACGATATCGAAATCTGAATTTATACAACGAAGAAAGTGATCGGATGGATTCCTTCTACTTGGACAAGGAAAATTAGCTTCAGCAAAGAACTACAAAACAGATAACCAAGCCAAATAACAAGTGAgacatttcatcaaacagttGGAAGGCGAAAACCTGCAAGTTTGCAACCCGAAATCACATACCTGTACAGCCATTTTGGCTTCCCCAAAGTAAACAGCCTCACCTCCAGAGAGCAAAAAAAGGTCATCAAAGAGCGCAAAAACCTCACTACTCGGCTGGTGAATTGAAGAAACAACAGTCCGCCCATCACGAGCAACATTTCTAAGAGTTTGAATGACAAAGAACGCGGAGGCACTGTCAAGGCCGCTGGTGGGTTCATCAAGAAAAAGCAAACGAGGGCGTGTGAGGATTTCAACCGCAACACTCAATCTCTTCTTTTCCCCACCACTAATTCCTCGAAGATGCCAATTCCCAATCAATCGATCGGCGCAGTCTTGAAGACCCATTTCCAAAATCGTTGCCTCCACGATGTTGTTGAGCTCATCTTTGGTCATAGAACTCGGAAGCCGCAGCTGGGCAGAGTAGCTTATGGTTTCTTTCACCGTTAGAGTTCCCAATAGTATGTCTTCTTGGGTTACATAGGCCTGCAAACGTTGAGGTAAATTTTCAGCTCATACATAAATGTTACAGTCTGAAAGGGAGAAGAGTACTTACAACGTCGCCATTTCCGAGCTTCCTCTTCTTTCCATTCAGGAAAACATTTCCAGTCATTACCACATTCTTGGAGAGTCTCCCTGTTTCGTAAGTTGACAAGGTTAGTTAATTCcgttaattgatttaaaagaaaattttccgTTCATCCTAGTGGATAACTTGatctataattttaatcaCACTAGTTCTCACTCATTGAAATATATACAATCGATCAAATCTCAGAGTTTTGGTTGaacttataaaaatttatgtttgaatATTGTTATAATTGCTTAATCCTAACTATACACACTTTCATATATAGAATTCACACAAAATTATAGTAATATCAAAAATGGTTCTATTTAataactattattttaaaactacctttatttttgttttttttttttaattttctcatgTTTTTAATCACATATTTTCTAGTTAAACTTTTAGATTCAGAatcaaattctatttttaattttttaattttttttttttaactctcatagaaagaaaatagcaAAATTAATAGAATTAGCGTTGATAtgtttaactttaaaaaataaaaaacaaaaaacaaaaaaaaatcaatgtgatattaatgaattaaattatataattttgttgtaAAGGGAGAAATTACATTTAATGCTGACTGTTGAGAGTAGAactcatttaattttagtcGGTGGGGACCAAAAttcattttgttaataaaaaaaaatattactcgAAAGAAAAtccatcaaattaaaatatatataaaaaaaagaaaacattaaaatttaaaatcactgaagaaacaataaatatatccAACTAACAATtggaagacgaagaagaagaagaagaaagaagaaagaagaaagaatcgGCATTTACTTACAAACACGGAAGAGAGGTAAAGTACTCACCAATCCCCGGTTAGAATATCTTATCATCACATCCAAACAAACTTCAAAACACTTGAAAGTGTTCGCGTCCCCTTTGAAAAATTCCTAGTTCTAAAGAAAATGCATGCATATAAAtctgtagagagagagagagaaaaaggaccTGCAAGAGTATCAAGAAGGGTGGATTTTCCGGAGCCGGAAGGGCCCATGATGGCCATAATCCGGCCGGGCTCGGCGTAGCCACGGAGGCCATTGAGTAGCCTCTTGGTGGGGCCATCGGTGAAATTAGGAAGCATGACGGTGAGATCCTCCCACACAAGGTAAGTCCCTCGCTCTTCTCCCCGTCGCAGGGCGTCGGCATCGGGGTGGGAATGGGTTCCTCCGGCGTGGTGGTGAATTTCCATGGTGGTGAATCAGGATGGGTGAGTGGGAGAGTAAGAATGGAGGATAGGGAGAAAGAGGAACATAGGAAGAGAGAAGGggaattataatatataaggAAATAATATTGCAAAATGAACATATTATGTAGAACTATAAATGCTGCCACAAATGGAGGTGTGCACACCAAATTAATGATGAAAGAGGAAaatgagaagaagagaagagaagagacgATAAGGGGGTTTGAGTTTGATTATCATGTGGGAATGGGTGGTGAGTTGGAATATTAAATGAACATGTGAATGTGATGCTTTCCATTCTCACactaattcaaatatatttaatcaacaattaattttatattacatACAAATTAAAGTGACAATGGAGAAGAGGATTTTAATGTGGTTCACAATAATGTAACCTACCCAACCATATCaccatttattattcaaagaaaaaaataagccATATAAAAATCCTTTAACTTAGGGGTGCCTAATGCGTGCAAAATTGGAAGCCACGTACCCAAATTAGAGACCAAAATATCATAGTCGCCCAACTTTTAGGCGCAATATGATATGCCTGTTTatgaatcaaaatttataaaaattaataaataaatatgattcaCTGAATCCAGAACAACCCATACCCATACCCACACACCCATACACTCTTCGAAATTACCTTACAACGCTCAGAAAAGCCCTAAATACGTCAGGCCAAGCCAAGCCAAGCCAAATCCTCTGTTCTGCTTTCAATGTCGCCGCCGCTCCCCCTCTCCGACATCTGTCTCTCTCGATCTCTCCGCCGCTGGCTCCTCCTCTCTTAAGCCTAAGCTTCCTccttcattaatatttaattaatgaggAAGAAGGTAATTGGCGAACCTCCGCTGAGAAGTTGGAacttaaagtttatttattattattattattatattgttaTTAGAAAAGAATTTCTGTCGGTCATGGGCCAGGCGTTATCGACTAAAACGGTGGGTCATGCGTGCCGTTTCGTACATTGATGGGCCGTTATTTGAGCTTTTGAAGCATACTCTGAGTTAGCCCAATGGGTCAACCGGGCCCAGTATCTGTTTTGTCTCTCTCCTTGAAAGAGATGAGTTGGACCAGACCGGACGCGGTTTCTCGGGGCTTATACTTTTCAGTTTAAGTTGATTTAGTAGCCTTTATTGTTGACTTGCACATTACGGATTAAATTGTCTTTAGACTTTTATAGATGTaccaactttttattttgtatttataaatacttgtttaaaaaatattacattaaataaattatttgatgttAGTTAGTTTAACCTTATGCTATCAAATGCTTTATCGTATAGAAATCAACTCATTACATAATCGTCAATTTCTtaagtaaattttaaagtgataaaaaggaatataaggactttataaaaatatttattataaatgttactttattgtttatttcaaaaaaaaaaataataaataaataaatcagcCAAAATGGACTAATGtggatatttttgttattttcccACATTTATGAATGAAGACTTTATCACAAAATAGTTTTCCTTAAAAGGCTCAAGATATATGTACAAATTCGGGAAACAGACAAAAGCATCTAAAAAGAAGGTTAAATTTGCTTGGAAGTAAGGATCTAAAATTCACTTGTGAAGGTAATTGTTAGTGATATCTCGAAAAGGTAATCGTTGAGATTTCTCGAACGTTTTGATATGCGAACGAATTTTttgttgctgttgttgttgcAGTTGCTGTTCATCAATGGACATCTCTCTACGCCTGCTTCGAACATCGCGTGCATGGAGGAGGTTAGGATTCTTCTCCTTCACGCGGCAAATCAGCACATGCTTCTCCATTTCATCTGGTGGCGAAGCTTGTCCATGTCCTTGTCCCTTCTTCTTCGATCTCTCGACCTCCTTTGCTTTGCTTTCATGCGCAATCGCCTTATGTTTCCATTCTTCAACCTACCAGATGCCGAATTATGAATCATCAGTTCATCACAGACGGAAAGGTAATGGAGTTTTTCTTGTGTGCATGTATTTTGAGAAGTAATGTTTTTACGCATGATTGAAGAAATGGAATTTAGAATCGTCAGATTAGAGATTGGTAGGATATTGGagtatttcttcttcttgaagaTTGcagaaattgaatttaaaatatcaggATTAGAAATTGGTACGGCAATggagttttcttttcttattctgCGTAGTTTGTGAAGAAATGTTCTTACAGAGGATTGAAGAGATCGGATTTGAGATTCGGATTCCAGGGCTTGATCTTTCCAGAACTCTCGAGAAACCTGCAACTCTTCCATCTCTTCCCTCACTTGATTCAACATCTCCTGCATTTGCGACCATTGATCTTTTTCGGCTTTAACTTGCTCCGTGATTCTTCGAATAATCGCCTTGCAATGCCCTGAGCATTGATTCCGTTCTTGTGATGTTGAGTCCTGAGTAGGAAAAAGCAGATGCTCCGTGTTATAGAGATTTGAATTCTATTCAAATTAGGTTGATCTTGACCACTCGAGAAGAGACATTTACCAGATTCGGTAGGTGTGTCGGCATGGATGAATCCGGATGCTCGGTTCTGATCTTCGAAGATGCGGCGGAGCTAGTGGCGGAGCTGACGACGGAACTGGTGGCTGTGATGGAAAGCATGGACCTACATTCCTCCCTCATTTTCTCTAACAAAGTTCCCTTCGACagatcttccatttttctcctCAAAACCTCCACCTGAACATTCTTCGAAGTTAATAAAAAGAGTGGATTAGATACCACGAACAATTTGGATCAGAAAACGGATATTCAAACCATTCTTACATTGAATTTTCCACTTGAAATGAAGCTTTCGTGATCTCCACAAGCGCCCTTCGTCTCTGTAGCAATCAGTTCACCAGAGTTCCCATCAATTTTCTCAAGCTTTCTCTGTAGTAAGGACGCACGTTTGTCAAAATTACTACACTTCCTAATTACTATCTGTTTGTTTCTTGAGCCCCTTCGCAACCTCTCGAGTTTTTTAGCCAAATCGTTGATCTCATCCTCCAATACCATCTCCATATCCTTGCCTTCATATACCTTGTTTTTCCCCTGCATCAAACTTGGTTGTTTAGAATCTGCATTCGGTACCAATCTTTATCAAAATCCCAACTCATTGCTTTGTAGaaaatgttactttaatttatcAGCAACCAACGTAAGAAGTGTTGTTATTCTTATTCATGATTGAATTCATTGATTAGTTTAGAGATCTGCCCAACTTCAAATGCGAAAATGAGCAGTGTTCCTTTTGAGATTTCGTTGGAAGATAAATGGAGAACTGAGGTGGAAGAAAAGTGAAAACGAAAACTCACAGAAACAAGAGCTTGAACAGCTGATTTCAGAGTCCTCTCCATTCGAACCTTCATCTTCTCCAATTTCTTGTTGGTAATCTCTCTTTCCATCCTCAACAAGTTACACTCCGCCCTCAACATCTCCGCCTGAAACCTCCACTTCTCCTCCGCCGCTGCATTTCCGACGCCAAcgatctctctctcctccactCTCTCACTCCTCCCCTCCCCACGATCCATCGAAACAACCGGAAAGCCGTCCTTCAAAAACGCCCGTTCCTGGTCGAACAACGCCTCGA
The Cucurbita pepo subsp. pepo cultivar mu-cu-16 chromosome LG16, ASM280686v2, whole genome shotgun sequence genome window above contains:
- the LOC111777185 gene encoding uncharacterized protein LOC111777185 isoform X1, which translates into the protein MNSSSFHDNASGSSNSYDGYSNFSFVTQSVPRSKSGLTRPRMSKVRRQTNTQDLRSAAVPETYRPSTGNSFPPSIWGQDSVSGKSGSGGIGNQPFVFGENRSTTSSNLEKSERGVLDGMKKLNIESVDEFSIARDGKFSFNAGNRSSSKTEVFDKGGDEAIESKLPDDMRKLNIEEGQGNAARIDKTINESSRFRSNEQAKFGLWSSNVVHPLVSELPNKLQHLNIEDSGHHDSGSAAFKSEGVDTFGLDKGKGVTSSADSLPEKIKGLSIRGTSNSANINTQGTGGNFVEQKDTMLSRKMEELKLDKRTPSSGVTAEKTEMQNFSDFDRNLDQPLATDIKSQKLQESKDMGGGQVSSYAQHDGNDQNGVAMPPSSIFYNDMQPVGSTFQVTDTNRNKETDYFRSMNKQENTGSAFVEFKTPDVKSNIFSAGISPNFQFNAQRDPIREFGPNSRSGRYNPTAAQLRVDQETHHFGSSREGDPLVSYKASEPYSPMDVSPYEETLAADPISRENSVTSNESLNLDNNSIVFDESIPEVLNDTIDEDLLNATESLNISETSLGATEIEEDEGSIYHSHANHGAEAPLEESVSVADTESYKSANEELDFSGDRTAISEETEVSSSLKFERQDSDGRKQFSFSSNSEDASRSNFIFAASSAAQSQLSASKRQYKKKSWGKVGQESHISSTIAIEVPLSSSSAQFVTFTGNSSPIPAQRSQKGDPSMAQCKYGADSWVNIDQEMKQESVSTIAATVAAQEACEKWRLRGNQAYASGDLSKAEDHYTRGVNCISRDESSRSSLRALMLCYSNRAATRMSLGRLRDAISDCTMAAAIDPGFYKVYLRAANCFLGLGEVENAFQYFTRCLQPGNVDRKIVVEASDGLQNAQKVSECMKRLAELQLRSTSSDMQSALELISDALVISSCSEKLLEMKAEALFVLRRYEEVIQLCEQTLDSAEKNCPSEDIVSQTSNLDASEISKKFYFRIWRCRLTLKSYFLLGKLEEGLASLEMQEEKASTMIGNGRKFLESSIPLATTMRELLRHKAAGNEAFQAGRYSEAVEHYTAALSCNVESRPFTAVCFCNRAAAYKAQGQVIDAIADCSLAIALDEEYFKAISRRATLYEMIRDYGQAANDLQKLVSLLSKELEKTYKYAPSDRSSTSTNDLRQAHQQLAEVEEESRKEIPLDMYLILGVDPSASSAEIKKAYRKAALRYHPDKAGQSLARADNGDNVLWKDIAGGVHQDADKLFKMIGEAYAVLSDPIKRSRYDAEEEMRTAQKKRNGSSTPRSHTDVHQSHQFERNSARPQWRDLWRSYGSRGSEFTRSTRYS